A region of Desulfolithobacter dissulfuricans DNA encodes the following proteins:
- a CDS encoding c-type heme family protein: MEQNHTLSSGISNSSIGLQSRFMLGLACIFICFCIVVTAFLYLHEKKLLEEDVYQKTELIMAAVESTRGYVREVLRPKMYEVLGDETFVLEAMSTSYIGRVVMDRFQDKLPSFAYRRVAINARNPKFEANDLELAKINYFAEHPEEDDWHGIVKSGSRHMYMRFRPVRFTPPCFRCHGDPDDAPQAVVDLYGNERGFGRRLDVVSGVVSVGVPVDVGLVPIMEVAWKVFCTTFISVFLLYGIVWFFFNKLIIRDLRGLLEIFRDNLRDEYGVQLYEQARTKDEFGELAASVQAVARHLRTTRHQLEDYAKNLEKKVEERTLALRRSEQSLREKVITRGQELRTLNTISELITQSVHLADILPKVLQQALKVIPAEGAGIYLLDRQRARLVLQCRERAEILDETIPFDPLVCLPFLDEKMLDFDRFIQEAACSRLSLTGEEAVLVNNFNVPLCCRSQVLGVMTFVGRDLEEVDVQLQELLFSIGHQIGITIESLQNIARLVESKELLQSVFDGITDVVILLDAEYRIKMVNKAFLDRHGLHLEEILNRSLIELPLKNPCPFTACRTPLAQLPETPVVEQIDGRDGHIYEVNFYPLFSDRGEVRNVVCYAKDITEKKQVEQRIQQTEKLVSLGQLAAGVAHEINNPLGIILCYTDNLLEDNEDLDPSVLEDIRVIEKHARSCQRIVTDLLNFSRSQKTDKRHGSINRAIEEVVALVRQQFLKQKIRLTLHLEDELPDIFLDLDKMKQVFLNLLMNAAHAIDDEGVILVVSRYEAEDNRLVVTVEDNGRGIDREVVDKIFDPFFTTKSQSGGTGLGLSVSYGIVRDHDGDIQVESKPGKWTRFTIILPVQPSGAR, translated from the coding sequence ATGGAACAGAACCACACCCTTTCTTCCGGCATCAGCAACTCCTCCATCGGCCTGCAGTCGAGGTTTATGCTCGGGCTGGCCTGTATCTTCATCTGCTTCTGTATCGTGGTGACCGCCTTTCTCTACCTGCACGAAAAGAAACTGCTTGAAGAGGATGTCTATCAGAAGACAGAACTGATCATGGCGGCCGTGGAGTCAACCAGGGGGTATGTGCGGGAGGTACTCCGGCCGAAGATGTATGAGGTGCTCGGTGATGAAACGTTTGTTCTCGAGGCCATGTCCACCTCGTACATCGGCAGGGTGGTGATGGATCGTTTCCAGGACAAACTGCCCTCCTTTGCCTACCGGCGGGTGGCCATCAATGCCCGCAATCCGAAATTCGAGGCCAATGATCTTGAGCTGGCAAAGATCAACTACTTTGCCGAACATCCCGAGGAAGACGACTGGCACGGGATTGTAAAATCAGGGAGCCGGCACATGTACATGCGTTTCCGGCCGGTGCGCTTTACCCCGCCGTGTTTCCGTTGCCACGGAGATCCCGACGATGCACCGCAGGCTGTTGTCGATCTGTATGGCAATGAGCGTGGTTTTGGCCGTCGGCTGGACGTGGTCAGCGGGGTGGTCAGTGTCGGGGTGCCGGTGGACGTGGGCCTGGTGCCCATCATGGAGGTGGCCTGGAAGGTTTTCTGCACAACCTTTATTTCCGTTTTTCTCCTCTACGGTATTGTCTGGTTTTTCTTCAATAAACTCATTATCCGCGACCTGCGCGGCCTGCTGGAGATCTTCCGCGACAACCTGCGCGACGAATACGGCGTCCAGCTCTATGAGCAGGCCCGGACAAAAGACGAGTTCGGCGAACTGGCGGCCTCGGTCCAGGCGGTGGCCCGCCATCTCCGTACGACCCGGCACCAGCTCGAGGATTATGCCAAGAATCTGGAGAAAAAGGTGGAGGAACGGACCCTGGCCCTGCGGCGCTCGGAACAGAGCCTGCGGGAAAAGGTGATCACCCGCGGCCAGGAGCTGCGGACCCTGAATACCATCAGCGAGCTGATTACCCAGTCTGTTCATCTGGCCGATATTCTGCCCAAGGTACTGCAGCAGGCCCTCAAGGTCATCCCGGCCGAAGGGGCGGGAATCTATCTGCTTGACCGGCAGCGGGCCAGGCTGGTCCTCCAGTGCCGGGAACGGGCTGAGATTCTTGATGAGACCATCCCCTTTGATCCCCTGGTCTGCCTTCCCTTTCTGGACGAGAAGATGCTTGATTTTGACCGGTTTATCCAGGAGGCGGCCTGCAGCCGCCTCAGTCTGACCGGGGAGGAGGCTGTGCTGGTGAACAACTTCAATGTCCCGCTCTGCTGCCGGTCCCAGGTCCTGGGCGTCATGACCTTTGTCGGCCGCGACCTGGAGGAGGTGGATGTCCAGCTTCAGGAACTGCTCTTCTCCATCGGCCACCAGATCGGCATCACCATCGAGAGCCTGCAGAATATTGCCCGGCTCGTCGAGAGCAAGGAACTGCTCCAGTCGGTATTCGACGGGATCACCGACGTGGTGATCCTGCTCGATGCCGAGTACCGGATAAAGATGGTCAACAAGGCCTTTCTCGACCGGCACGGGCTGCATCTGGAAGAGATTCTCAACCGCTCCCTCATCGAGCTGCCCCTGAAGAACCCCTGTCCCTTCACCGCCTGCAGAACCCCGCTTGCCCAGCTGCCCGAGACGCCGGTGGTGGAACAGATTGACGGCCGGGACGGCCACATCTATGAGGTCAATTTTTACCCTCTGTTCTCCGACCGGGGCGAGGTCCGTAACGTGGTCTGCTATGCCAAGGACATCACGGAGAAAAAGCAGGTGGAGCAGCGAATCCAGCAGACGGAAAAACTGGTTTCCCTCGGCCAGCTGGCCGCAGGCGTTGCCCATGAGATCAACAATCCCCTGGGGATCATCCTCTGTTACACCGACAACCTGCTCGAAGACAACGAGGACCTTGATCCATCTGTCCTCGAGGACATCCGGGTTATCGAGAAACACGCCCGGTCCTGCCAGCGGATTGTCACCGACCTGCTGAACTTCTCCCGGAGCCAGAAGACCGACAAGCGCCACGGCTCCATCAACCGGGCCATCGAAGAGGTGGTGGCCCTGGTGCGGCAGCAGTTTCTCAAGCAGAAAATCCGCCTGACCCTCCATCTCGAGGATGAGCTGCCCGATATCTTTCTTGATCTTGACAAGATGAAACAGGTCTTCCTGAACCTGTTGATGAACGCGGCCCACGCCATTGACGATGAGGGCGTCATCCTGGTGGTGAGCCGTTATGAGGCTGAGGATAACCGGCTGGTGGTCACGGTGGAGGACAATGGCCGCGGCATCGACCGGGAGGTGGTGGACAAAATATTTGATCCTTTTTTCACCACCAAGTCCCAGAGCGGCGGCACCGGGCTGGGGTTGTCGGTCAGCTACGGGATCGTCCGGGACCACGACGGCGATATTCAGGTGGAATCAAAACCGGGCAAGTGGACCCGTTTCACCATTATCCTGCCGGTGCAGCCTTCCGGGGCACGCTGA